The Kazachstania africana CBS 2517 chromosome 8, complete genome genome contains a region encoding:
- the KAFR0H02950 gene encoding helix-loop-helix domain-containing protein, with translation MQENTDFNIMCSYIEQSAFEGDGTRQTLLDKDTFNPLEFLLSPLPELTTKSDASQTGTTDLFSDEDTSFVSFGPSNLENSSITPSSLFDGVNTDFSNIYSMQETSSEEFTLDDLTLDELVNSEVEGERVSYQAMISDDKGASTKNTFGGLGKLTKDFEDFCHSMKDIATLNTSLKKNKNIAIPPPGAYLEQPPMALKKRGRKPRNCEQRLKHNLRERNRKRRIANKIAILKEYLPALFDDNFGLMTNFGSTSMSHTEREKQRKRLLSARIAAAKNQFSYLFQHISNKLSQEEVVTRIADHLKDKHNHQ, from the coding sequence ATGCAGGAAAATACCGATTTCAATATAATGTGTTCATATATCGAGCAATCTGCTTTTGAAGGCGACGGCACAAGACAAACATTGTTGGACAAAGATACTTTTAATCCACtagaatttttattgaGCCCTTTACCAGAGCTTACTACCAAAAGTGACGCTTCTCAGACGGGAACAACCGATTTattttctgatgaagacacttcatttgtttcttttggACCATCAAACTTggaaaattcttcaatcaCACCTTCGTCACTTTTCGATGGAGTCAATACAGATTTCTCGAATATCTATTCCATGCAAGAAACCTCTTCTGAAGAATTTACGCTAGATGACTTGACTTTGGATGAGCTAGTCAATAGTGAAGTTGAAGGAGAGAGAGTAAGCTACCAAGCTATGATCTCAGATGACAAAGGTGCTTCCACGAAGAATACCTTTGGTGGTCTAGGGAAATTAACAAAAGATTTCGAAGATTTTTGCCACTCCATGAAAGATATTGCCACTTTAAATACTTctttaaaaaagaataaaaatattgctATTCCGCCCCCAGGTGCATATCTAGAACAACCTCCCATGgctttaaaaaaaagaggaagaaagcCAAGAAACTGTGAACAACGTTTAAAACATAATCTACgtgaaagaaatagaaagagaagaataGCTAACAAAATAGCAATTTTAAAGGAATACTTGCCTGCTTTATTTGACGACAATTTTGGACTAATGACAAATTTTGGCTCTACCTCTATGTCTCATACTGAGAGAGAGAAACAGAGGAAGAGACTTCTTAGTGCAAGAATTGCTGCAGCAAAGAatcaattttcttatttgtTTCAGCATATTAGCAACAAGCTATCGCAAGAGGAAGTTGTCACAAGAATTGCCGATCATTTGAAAGACAAGCACAACCATCAATAG
- the UBC8 gene encoding E2 ubiquitin-conjugating protein UBC8 (similar to Saccharomyces cerevisiae UBC8 (YEL012W); ancestral locus Anc_1.436), giving the protein MNNSKRRIETDVMKLLMSDHKVTLVNDNMQEFHVKFHGPKDTPYEHGVWRLHVELPDNYPYKSPSIGFVNKIFHPNIDVASGSICLDVINSTWSPLYDLINIVEWMIPGLLKEPNGSDPLNNEAATLQLRDKVLYEQKIKEYIDKYATPEKYDSMFGNDENEDDEDEDTDLSDDDELGRKEKPKMMN; this is encoded by the coding sequence atgaataattcTAAGAGAAGGATTGAAACTGATGTTATGAAACTGTTGATGTCTGATCATAAAGTTACTTTGGTTAATGATAATATGCAAGAGTTTCATGTCAAATTTCACGGTCCTAAGGACACTCCCTATGAACATGGTGTTTGGAGATTACACGTGGAGTTACCTGATAATTATCCTTACAAATCTCCAAGTATAGGTTTCGTGAATAAGATTTTTCATCCAAATATTGATGTAGCATCTGGTTCTATTTGTTTAGACGTTATTAATTCTACTTGGTCGCCTTTATATGACTTGATTAATATCGTAGAATGGATGATACCTGGTTTGTTAAAGGAACCTAATGGGAGCGATccattaaataatgaagcTGCCACTTTACAACTTAGGGATAAAGTTCTTTACGAacaaaaaatcaaagaatacATTGATAAGTACGCTACTCCTGAAAAGTATGATTCTATGTTTggtaatgatgaaaatgaagatgatgaagatgaagatacCGATTTatctgatgatgatgaactgggcagaaaagaaaagccgaagatgatgaattag
- the EDC3 gene encoding Edc3p (similar to Saccharomyces cerevisiae EDC3 (YEL015W); ancestral locus Anc_1.442) — MSTADPQLFVGYGIQLELKDGKIIQGKINKITQKGLTLNDVKFNDGGRSNVFKIRASRLKDLKVLSLPSKKQQQQQQQQQQQQQQQQQQQQQQQSRGDWMDDDVTKIKNQQDFDFQSNLNMFDKKQIFDQLKQNDNIESSKRLVSHNVNKQDFDHDEYVLSKHDEWNKISSEQDDDNEVDDDDDDEDYDDDDDEYLPITKSINITHLLNSSTTNDESLSKLQQLIINETNSSSHHFIKNPRTDQMVPMITPIEILEIERITNDSFQITTLNEIFAMNLSYLIKYKFFGGWKRLNSQNNNPEPLILITISEFNRSGLRAITLARFLSQLNQIRVIVLFPNYKKTVTVNKEFNLQFEIFKKCGGKVINSIKNLNATLSKLNSPIELIIDAIQGFDFNLNDLDDANQYKIIEIINWMNNKTKHTAAKIWSFDLPSGHDSSTGYKNFEEAITKIDKIVCTYSWPLTCTNILRQTITSDKDNVILIDCGIPKNVYLEKNSLRKFYNIDTFVESGAIELTI, encoded by the coding sequence ATGAGTACGGCAGATCCACAGCTGTTTGTTGGGTATGGGATCCAACTGGAGTTGAAAGACGGGAAGATTATCCAGGGGAAGATCAATAAGATTACTCAGAAAGGTTTGACTTTAAACGATGTTAAGTTCAATGATGGTGGTAGATCTAACGTTTTCAAGATCAGAGCGTCAAGATTGAAGGATTTGAAAGTGTTATCCTTGCCCTCGAAgaaacagcaacagcaacagcagcaacagcaacagcaacagcagcaacagcaacagcagcaacagcaacagcagtCACGGGGAGATTGGATGGATGATGATGTTACCAAGATTAAGAATCAACAGGATTTTGATTTCCAATCTAATTTGAATATGTTTGATAAGAAACAGatttttgatcaattgaaaCAGAATGATAACATTGAATCATCTAAGAGATTAGTATCACATAATGTAAATAAACAAGACTTTGATCATGATGAATATGTCCTATCAAAACATGACGAATGGAACAAGATATCATCTGAacaagatgatgataatgaggttgacgatgatgatgacgacgaggattatgatgatgacgatgatgaatACTTACCCATAACGAAATCTATCAATATAACCCATCTTTTAAATTCGTCCAcaacaaatgatgaatCGCTTTCTAAATTACAACAATTAATCATCAATGAGAcgaattcttcttcacaTCATTTCATTAAGAATCCGAGAACTGATCAAATGGTCCCAATGATTACAccaattgaaatattagaaattgaaagaatcacTAATGATAGTTTCCAAATAACaacattaaatgaaatctTTGCCATGAATCTTTCATATTTAATCAAgtacaaattttttggtggTTGGAAAAGACTTAACTCACAAAATAATAACCCTGAACCATTGATTTTAATTACTATATCAGAATTTAATAGATCTGGTCTTAGAGCCATCACTTTAGCACGCTTCTTAAGTCAACTGAACCAAATCAGAGTCATAGTATTGTTCCCCAATTATAAGAAAACCGTAACGGTAaacaaagaattcaatttacagttcgaaattttcaagaaatgtGGTGGTAAAGTAATAAACtctattaaaaatttgaatgctACATTAAGTAAATTAAATAGTCCCATCGAGTTGATCATCGATGCCATTCAAGGGTTTGACTTCAATTTAAACGATCTCGACGATGCCAATCAGTATAAGatcattgaaataatcaatTGGATGAACAATAAAACTAAACATACAGCAGCCAAGATTTGGTCATTTGATCTTCCATCCGGTCACGACAGTTCTACAGGTTACAAAAACTTCGAAGAAGCCATCACAAAGATCGACAAGATTGTATGTACCTATTCCTGGCCACTAACCTgtacaaatattttgagacAAACTATTACTAGCGATAAAGATAATGTCATTTTAATCGATTGCGGAATCCCAAAAAACGTCTACTTGGAGAAAAATTCTCTGCGCAAATTTTACAACATTGATACTTTCGTTGAATCTGGTGCCATAGAGCTCACCATATGA
- the VAC8 gene encoding protein anchor VAC8 (similar to Saccharomyces cerevisiae VAC8 (YEL013W); ancestral locus Anc_1.441), protein MGVCCSCLKNPQGNYVGNNGVTSTSADDSSILPIADNEREAVTKLLSYLEDKDNLDFYSGGPLKALTTLVYSDNLNLQRSAALAFAEITEKYVKQVNRDVLEPILILLQNNDPQIQVAACAALGNLAVNNENKLLIVEMGGLEPLISQMMGDNVEVQCNAVGCITNLATRDDNKHKIATSGALVPLTKLAKSKHIRVQRNATGALLNMTHSGENRRELVNAGAVPILVQLLSSSDPDVQYYCTTALSNIAVDEENRQKLSQNEPRLVSKLVNLMDSTSSRVKCQATLALRNLASDTSYQLEIVRAGGLPHLVKLIQSDSIPLILASVACIRNISIHPLNEGLIVDAGFLKPLVHLLDYKDSEEIQCHAVSTLRNLAASSEKNRKEFFESGAIEKCKELALNSPISVQSEISACFAILALADGSKLDLLNSDILTSLIPMTFSENQEVSGNSAAALANLCSRINTYNKIIECWQTPNGGIRGFLIRFLKSDYATFEHIALWTILQLLESHNNEILGFFKNDNELIEDVKKMSETTFERLQRSGIDVNRQSTSDENNESSNHLDNDEMSNSRSSEPFEDASLELYNITQQILEFLN, encoded by the coding sequence ATGGGGGTCTGTTGCAGTTGTTTAAAGAATCCGCAAGGTAATTATGTCGGGAATAATGGTGTGACCAGCACGTCTGCAGATGATTCTAGTATCTTACCTATTGCAGATAATGAAAGAGAGGCCGTTACCAAATTATTGAGTTATTTagaagataaagataaCCTTGATTTCTATTCAGGAGGTCCATTAAAGGCATTAACGACGTTAGTGTATTCGGATAATCTGAATTTACAGAGAAGTGCAGCTTTGGCGTTTGCTGAAATAACGGAAAAATACGTTAAACAAGTGAATAGAGATGTATTAGAACCTATTTTGATACTTTTACAGAATAATGATCCTCAGATCCAAGTTGCTGCCTGTGCTGCTTTGGGAAATCTAGCGGtgaataatgaaaataagtTGCTAATTGTGGAAATGGGGGGTCTTGAACCTCTTATCAGTCAAATGATGGGTGATAACGTCGAGGTACAGTGTAATGCTGTCGGTTGTATTACTAATCTGGCCACTAGAGACGATAATAAACACAAGATTGCCACTTCTGGAGCGCTAGTGCCCTTAACAAAATTGGCTAAATCAAAACATATTAGAGTTCAAAGAAATGCAACGGGTGCTCTATTAAATATGACGCATTCTGGTGAAAATAGAAGAGAACTGGTAAATGCCGGTGCTGTTCCAATACTTGTACAATTATTATCGTCTTCTGATCCTGATGTTCAATATTATTGTACTACCGCATTATCTAACATCGCGgtagatgaagaaaatagacAAAAACTATCACAAAATGAACCAAGATTGGTGTCTAAGTTGGTCAATTTGATGGattcaacttcttcaagGGTGAAATGTCAAGCTACTTTAGCTTTACGAAATCTAGCATCGGACACTAGTTATCAATTAGAAATTGTTAGAGCAGGCGGATTACCACATTTAGTTAAATTAATTCAAAGCGATTCCATACCTTTAATTCTTGCGAGTGTAGCATGCATCAGAAacatttcaattcatccATTAAATGAAGGTCTCATAGTGGATGCAGGTTTCTTAAAACCTTTAGTACATCTATTAGATTATAAGGACTCCGAAGAAATTCAATGTCATGCTGTTTCCACTTTAAGAAATCTGGCCGCATCATCGGAAAAGAATCgtaaagaattttttgaaagtggtgccattgaaaaatgtaaaGAATTAGCTCTAAATTCTCCAATCAGTGTGCAAAGTGAAATTTCTGCATGTTTTGCTATCTTAGCTTTGGCAGATGGTTCTAAGTTGGATCTATTAAATTCAGATATTCTAACTTCTTTAATCCCAATGacattttcagaaaatcAAGAAGTTTCAGGTAATTCTGCTGCTGCTTTAGCTAATTTATGCTCAAGAATCAACActtataataaaattattgaatgttGGCAAACACCAAACGGTGGTATTCGTGGATTTTTAATAAGATTCTTGAAAAGTGATTACGCAACTTTTGAACATATTGCTCTTTGGACAATTTTACAATTATTGGAAAGTcacaataatgaaattctAGGCTTctttaaaaatgataatgaattaattGAAGATGTGAAGAAAATGTCGGAAActacttttgaaagattgCAAAGATCTGGTATTGATGTTAATAGACAATCAACTAGCGACGAAAATAACGAATCTAGCAACCATcttgataatgatgaaatgaGTAATTCAAGAAGTTCTGAGCCTTTTGAGGATGCAAGTTTAGAACTATACAACATTACGCAgcaaattttggaatttttgaattag
- the GTT3 gene encoding Gtt3p (similar to Saccharomyces cerevisiae GTT3 (YEL017W); ancestral locus Anc_1.445) — MGTFDRWKKAELLDLVNKLKLDDVSFNLKKMDMIKVIEDHLSRLGEPLDTEVEFPELKSFYAVETSSSSSDDEEETSKGERNVWKCVVHANENVQDFLSSVATLMTIFYGLELFKLIHSVAIDKDGFKLILVWFVAHVVVPVLASYYINFVRYDLMMEFDPFTINILKALISLAMKNATCHEFKAIYHSVGELSMIFSVVGLLITFYVY, encoded by the coding sequence ATGGGTACCTTTGATCGTTGGAAGAAGGCAGAGTTGCTTGATTTGgtaaacaaattgaaattggaCGATGTTTCGttcaatttgaagaaaatggatATGATTAAAGTTATAGAAGATCATCTGAGTAGGTTAGGCGAACCCTTGGACACTGAGGTGGAATTTCCTGAATTGAAGTCGTTCTATGCTGTGGAGACGTCGTCCTCGTCATCggatgatgaggaagagACGAGTAAAGGGGAGAGGAATGTTTGGAAATGTGTCGTTCATGCCAACGAAAATGTACAGGATTTCCTCTCGTCAGTGGCTACACTGATGACGATATTCTATGGTTTAGAACTGTTCAAATTGATTCACAGCGTAGCTATTGATAAAGATGGTTTCAAATTGATCCTGGTGTGGTTTGTCGCACACGTGGTGGTCCCAGTATTGGCAAGTTACTACATCAATTTTGTCAGATACGATTTGATGATGGAATTCGATCCATTTACAATCAATATTCTCAAGGCACTCATCTCTTTGGCCATGAAGAATGCCACCTGCCACGAATTCAAGGCTATCTACCATTCGGTAGGTGAATTGTCTATGATCTTTTCTGTTGTCGGACTCTTGATTACATTCTACGTATACTAA